From Coriobacteriia bacterium, a single genomic window includes:
- a CDS encoding glycosyltransferase family 4 protein translates to MSGGGAPEYDVVLAHDYLGQFGGAERVVEEMCGIFPDAPIYTSYYSPERTFDFFRTRDVRTTFLDKAPGIGGHHKAYLALYPLAFSRLRLPSCRVVLSSSTSFAKGVPIPQGAAHVCYCNSPMRFAWDFDSYVEHDSGVGGMARAAARIAMGPLRRWDLATNDAVDIFIANSHNIADRIKRIYGRDSVVVYPPVAVDDFEPSAVHDDYYLVVSRLAGYKRVDLAVKACTQTGRRLIVVGDGPVRASLEQMAGPTVEFLGRASDEEVRTRMARCRALLFCGEEDFGITPVEAMACGRPVVAYGAGGAVETVVDGVTGVHFGAHTVESLIAAIERLEATTIEGTDCVRRAHEFAPQVFRARLLEIVAAAAAGNPRESALETGQ, encoded by the coding sequence ATGAGCGGTGGGGGAGCGCCAGAGTACGATGTCGTGCTTGCGCACGACTATCTGGGACAGTTCGGGGGCGCCGAGCGCGTTGTCGAGGAGATGTGCGGCATCTTCCCGGACGCCCCCATCTACACCTCGTACTACTCTCCTGAACGCACGTTTGACTTCTTCCGCACGCGGGATGTGCGGACCACCTTCCTCGACAAGGCGCCGGGCATCGGAGGCCACCACAAGGCATACCTCGCACTGTATCCGCTGGCCTTCTCGCGGCTGCGCTTGCCGTCGTGTCGCGTGGTACTGAGCAGCAGCACCTCATTTGCGAAGGGCGTCCCGATCCCTCAGGGCGCGGCGCACGTCTGCTACTGCAACTCGCCTATGCGATTCGCGTGGGATTTTGATTCCTACGTCGAGCATGACTCAGGGGTCGGCGGCATGGCGAGAGCGGCGGCGCGAATTGCGATGGGTCCACTCCGGCGGTGGGACCTCGCCACCAACGACGCCGTCGACATCTTCATCGCCAACTCGCACAACATCGCAGATCGAATCAAGCGCATCTACGGTCGCGATTCGGTGGTTGTGTATCCGCCGGTTGCGGTCGACGACTTCGAGCCATCGGCGGTTCATGACGACTACTACCTCGTGGTGTCCCGCCTCGCGGGCTACAAACGGGTGGATCTTGCCGTCAAGGCGTGTACCCAGACAGGTCGTCGGCTGATCGTGGTCGGGGACGGTCCGGTTCGGGCGAGTCTGGAACAGATGGCGGGCCCCACGGTCGAGTTCCTCGGGCGAGCGTCCGATGAGGAAGTCCGCACCAGGATGGCGCGGTGCAGGGCGCTGCTGTTCTGCGGCGAAGAGGACTTCGGTATCACTCCTGTCGAGGCGATGGCGTGCGGACGTCCGGTCGTGGCGTATGGGGCTGGTGGCGCGGTTGAAACCGTCGTCGACGGCGTGACCGGCGTCCATTTTGGTGCTCACACGGTCGAGTCGCTGATCGCGGCGATCGAACGGCTTGAGGCCACTACCATCGAAGGCACCGACTGTGTACGACGCGCGCACGAGTTCGCACCGCAGGTGTTCCGTGCCAGGCTGCTGGAGATCGTGGCCGCAGCTGCAGCAGGCAACCCACGTGAGAGCGCATTGGAGACTGGCCAATGA
- a CDS encoding PASTA domain-containing protein codes for MGGRSDASPVRDSRRTSRKSPARWRSVALLLAVVVATGVGFVLGSYALGSLAGRVVGIDSGAVRTADIASVQPISASVPGAGMIEVPSLLGMPAQEATAVLEAAGLHCELQSAGATVTSESSRTISAQSPQGSSVVTADTTVTMSAPPLAGVSVPRAVSGSAKGGPKFTVFIDPGHQGHADARLEPIGPGSHKEKPRASGGSTGVATGVPEYEVALQVSANLKRRLEQAGVRVVLSRQTNDVSLSNAERARMANKVQADLFLRVYCAASLNSDDSGIRTTYPKDNGWTRRIAPESRTAARVLQRAACSATGAQDAGVHKGTGMAAFNWSDVPVVLVEVGYLSNPVEDRLLASPRYQDRLAQGMADGVQTYLNGAR; via the coding sequence ATGGGCGGGAGGTCGGACGCCAGTCCCGTTCGCGACTCGCGGCGCACGTCTCGGAAGAGTCCCGCGCGCTGGCGGTCTGTCGCGCTTCTGCTTGCCGTGGTGGTCGCGACCGGCGTGGGTTTTGTGCTTGGTTCCTACGCCCTCGGTTCGCTTGCCGGTCGTGTTGTGGGGATCGACTCGGGCGCCGTTCGTACCGCGGACATCGCCTCCGTCCAGCCAATTTCTGCGAGTGTTCCTGGCGCCGGGATGATCGAGGTCCCGTCTCTTCTGGGTATGCCTGCGCAGGAAGCGACTGCCGTGCTCGAGGCTGCGGGTTTGCACTGCGAACTCCAGTCAGCCGGGGCCACTGTGACGAGCGAGTCGAGCAGAACGATCTCCGCACAATCCCCCCAAGGGTCATCGGTCGTCACGGCCGATACGACCGTGACGATGTCGGCGCCGCCGCTAGCCGGGGTTTCGGTACCCAGGGCTGTGTCAGGGTCCGCGAAAGGTGGTCCCAAATTCACGGTGTTTATCGATCCGGGGCATCAAGGACATGCCGATGCGCGCCTCGAGCCGATTGGTCCTGGCTCTCACAAGGAGAAGCCGCGGGCATCGGGTGGATCAACCGGTGTCGCCACCGGCGTCCCGGAGTACGAGGTCGCCTTGCAGGTATCTGCCAACCTCAAGCGGCGGCTCGAGCAGGCCGGCGTGCGCGTGGTGCTCTCACGCCAGACAAACGACGTATCGCTCTCCAACGCCGAGCGTGCGCGCATGGCCAACAAGGTGCAGGCCGATCTGTTCTTGCGGGTCTACTGTGCCGCGTCACTGAACAGTGATGATTCGGGTATACGGACGACGTATCCTAAGGACAACGGCTGGACTCGAAGGATCGCTCCAGAGAGCCGAACCGCTGCGCGTGTGCTGCAAAGGGCGGCGTGCTCAGCCACCGGCGCCCAGGACGCCGGTGTACACAAGGGTACGGGGATGGCCGCGTTCAATTGGTCCGACGTCCCGGTGGTGCTCGTAGAGGTCGGCTATCTCTCGAATCCTGTCGAGGACCGGCTACTCGCCAGTCCTCGGTATCAGGATCGACTGGCGCAGGGTATGGCCGATGGGGTGCAGACGTACTTGAATGGAGCCCGCTGA
- a CDS encoding glycosyltransferase family 2 protein, translating to MSSEAHNGVPVVAVIIPSLNTRKLIATTLATLADQLVGVNAEVVVVDMASTDGTVELIRSEFPWVRLLANTPNKGYGAAVNQGVGVTTAPWILACNSDLEFREGGAIQRLLDVGADHAEAAVLGCRLQSPDGSRARAAFRMPGPLLLAGTFFVPARYVGPLNRRMLGYIDDDDLQLVTDVGWVSGAVMLLRRSALIQVGMFDERFFMNCEEVDLCRRMHESGWAVLAVPSVTVVHCGGGSTPGPSRGLEWLAEGQARYVRKHYGSVVSVASLFLAALAFLSSLPVWAIRVLRGRYRVADAWAETRAHAAALKAASRV from the coding sequence GTGTCGTCGGAGGCGCACAACGGGGTTCCGGTGGTTGCGGTCATCATCCCGTCATTGAATACGCGTAAGTTGATTGCGACCACGCTCGCAACGCTCGCGGACCAGCTCGTCGGAGTCAACGCAGAGGTCGTTGTCGTCGACATGGCCTCCACCGACGGCACCGTCGAGCTCATTCGCAGTGAGTTTCCCTGGGTTCGGTTGTTGGCGAACACCCCGAACAAGGGTTACGGCGCGGCGGTCAATCAGGGAGTCGGCGTAACCACGGCTCCGTGGATACTTGCCTGCAACTCCGACCTGGAGTTTCGAGAGGGAGGCGCCATCCAGCGCCTTCTGGATGTGGGAGCCGATCATGCTGAGGCCGCCGTCTTGGGCTGCCGTTTGCAGTCACCCGATGGCTCGCGCGCCCGGGCGGCTTTTCGGATGCCCGGACCGTTGCTCCTCGCGGGGACGTTCTTCGTGCCCGCTCGCTACGTTGGACCGCTCAATCGGCGCATGCTCGGCTACATCGACGATGACGACCTGCAGCTCGTCACGGACGTGGGCTGGGTCTCCGGCGCGGTGATGCTGCTCAGGAGAAGTGCTCTGATTCAGGTGGGCATGTTCGACGAGCGCTTCTTCATGAACTGCGAAGAGGTTGATCTGTGCCGGCGCATGCACGAATCGGGATGGGCCGTTCTCGCCGTTCCTAGCGTGACCGTGGTGCACTGCGGCGGTGGCAGCACTCCTGGACCGAGTCGGGGCCTGGAGTGGCTTGCAGAGGGCCAGGCGCGCTACGTTCGCAAACACTACGGCTCGGTTGTCTCGGTTGCATCCCTCTTCTTGGCTGCACTCGCGTTTCTGAGTTCACTGCCGGTGTGGGCGATTCGCGTTCTACGCGGACGCTACCGAGTCGCAGATGCATGGGCCGAGACTCGCGCACACGCGGCTGCGCTGAAGGCCGCCAGTCGTGTGTAG
- a CDS encoding glycosyltransferase family 2 protein, whose translation MADRDSSSGLVRLSVCTPTFQGLERLRKTAPVLLEGLAHDDELIYVVDGSTDGSLDFLEALARADSRVRVINLVTNGGRTAAVNAGCRAARGRVVTRVDDDILVPAGFGDHHLGAIDGAPGCIGAVQRVIDVSDPPPSPMWRAFVERNSAHDQALSVGDGSAPANSWGAVCSIERTIGEQLGWYDERFSAYGWEDIEFGYRLIGAGVSLCVLDGEPLQHLAAATTFADKLDRGFQAGARMALFATIHGTSAVLEALGVEPSSRQRPVAPTGVLRRMVWRGGPARGALSAVARLGEFLFRISRWRRGYDGWVARWLTWSYASGWADECTRSSLPAIPAPTVWKGASGLGAREAWCSLRTAAGAVADAWSARSLLRSAFLRERERRLLPPAVRWRRALGAVRRALAVAMGSGVRSAGANRAHVLVLIEEPTPSFTRGPLSVVSALEAADITVSVLCASDRVREHVRLLGRECESIDDLRGDGNPVSGFVRGLRTGVLGVTSLTEALGRGPWDAPARLQLTAECALYAALRARVRASGVLESATCVVSASEYFASSVALMAECESAGIPWVTLQHGTVNELYAPFFADRYIAWSSAAQAALTALEPTARSSVTISRLPVGMEIEPSSTGAVDVEVASWTGPVLLAFTQSHGPEFSSATHFDLAGQLVRLLDACDDLLVVVKPHPSEVVSAYDTLRAHERVMFVDAATSAADVARHAGVAVALGSTALLDAQRVGCVAVEAVSDESLTTQHVSCLRPGVVRLATTVLPLLIDAEARADARVRQEAAARDLMGSADDGDTIVTIVSELMGAGNGAS comes from the coding sequence GTGGCGGACCGCGACTCGTCGTCCGGTCTCGTTCGCCTCAGTGTCTGCACCCCTACTTTCCAGGGGCTCGAGCGTCTTCGCAAGACCGCCCCCGTACTCCTTGAGGGCCTAGCCCACGACGACGAACTCATCTACGTCGTCGACGGCTCTACGGACGGCTCACTGGACTTCCTCGAAGCGCTGGCGAGAGCGGACTCGCGCGTCCGCGTGATCAATCTTGTGACGAATGGCGGTCGCACAGCTGCCGTCAATGCGGGGTGCCGCGCTGCTCGGGGTCGCGTCGTAACGCGCGTGGACGACGACATCCTCGTCCCGGCGGGCTTCGGTGACCACCATCTCGGCGCGATAGATGGTGCCCCGGGTTGCATCGGCGCCGTGCAGCGGGTGATCGATGTAAGTGACCCGCCGCCGTCGCCGATGTGGCGCGCGTTCGTCGAGCGAAACTCAGCGCATGATCAAGCGCTTTCGGTCGGCGATGGCAGCGCTCCCGCGAATTCATGGGGAGCTGTGTGTAGCATAGAGCGCACTATCGGAGAGCAACTCGGCTGGTATGACGAGCGCTTCTCGGCGTACGGCTGGGAAGACATCGAATTCGGATACCGGCTCATAGGCGCCGGAGTGAGCCTGTGCGTCCTCGACGGGGAACCGCTGCAGCATCTTGCCGCTGCAACGACGTTTGCCGACAAACTTGATCGCGGCTTTCAGGCCGGAGCGCGTATGGCGCTCTTTGCGACGATCCATGGCACCAGCGCCGTCTTAGAGGCATTGGGTGTCGAGCCATCGAGCAGGCAGCGCCCAGTTGCCCCTACGGGGGTACTGCGTCGCATGGTGTGGCGCGGGGGCCCGGCACGTGGCGCTCTCTCCGCAGTTGCGAGGTTGGGCGAGTTCCTCTTTCGCATCTCTCGATGGAGACGTGGCTACGACGGTTGGGTCGCACGCTGGCTCACGTGGTCGTACGCCAGCGGATGGGCCGATGAGTGCACTCGTTCAAGTCTTCCTGCGATACCGGCCCCGACCGTTTGGAAGGGTGCCAGCGGCCTTGGCGCTCGGGAGGCCTGGTGCTCCTTGAGAACGGCGGCGGGTGCGGTCGCTGATGCATGGAGCGCTCGCTCGCTGTTGCGTAGTGCGTTTCTGCGGGAGCGCGAGCGGCGACTGCTGCCGCCTGCAGTGCGCTGGCGCAGAGCCCTCGGCGCCGTGCGCCGCGCTCTGGCCGTCGCGATGGGATCCGGTGTTCGATCCGCTGGCGCCAACCGTGCCCACGTGCTCGTGCTTATCGAGGAGCCTACACCGAGTTTCACCCGCGGTCCGCTGTCGGTTGTATCGGCGTTAGAGGCAGCCGACATCACTGTGAGCGTACTGTGCGCGTCGGATAGGGTTCGGGAACACGTGCGACTGCTTGGTCGCGAGTGCGAGTCGATTGACGATCTGCGAGGTGACGGAAACCCCGTGTCGGGCTTCGTCAGGGGTCTTCGCACTGGGGTGCTCGGGGTCACTTCCCTCACAGAGGCGCTCGGTCGAGGGCCTTGGGACGCTCCGGCTCGGCTCCAACTGACCGCGGAATGTGCGCTGTACGCAGCGCTTCGCGCTCGCGTGCGAGCATCCGGCGTCCTTGAGTCGGCAACGTGCGTGGTTTCGGCATCCGAGTACTTTGCGTCGAGCGTGGCGCTGATGGCCGAGTGCGAATCTGCGGGCATCCCCTGGGTGACGCTCCAGCACGGCACGGTGAACGAGCTCTACGCTCCCTTCTTTGCTGACCGCTACATCGCCTGGTCGAGCGCCGCTCAGGCCGCACTTACTGCGCTGGAGCCCACGGCCCGTTCAAGCGTCACGATCAGTCGCCTGCCTGTCGGAATGGAGATCGAACCGAGCTCGACGGGCGCGGTTGATGTCGAGGTGGCCTCATGGACGGGTCCTGTTCTGCTCGCGTTCACACAATCGCACGGGCCGGAGTTCTCGTCCGCGACGCACTTCGATCTTGCAGGCCAGCTCGTCCGGCTGCTTGATGCCTGCGACGACCTGCTTGTGGTGGTCAAGCCGCATCCCAGTGAGGTCGTGAGCGCCTACGACACGCTTCGGGCACATGAGCGCGTTATGTTCGTTGATGCCGCAACGAGCGCAGCGGATGTCGCAAGACATGCAGGCGTGGCGGTGGCGCTCGGTTCAACAGCGCTTCTCGATGCGCAGCGGGTTGGCTGCGTCGCGGTCGAGGCTGTCAGCGATGAGAGCCTTACGACGCAGCACGTGTCGTGCCTACGCCCAGGGGTTGTTCGTCTAGCCACGACGGTCCTGCCGCTGCTGATCGATGCGGAAGCACGTGCCGATGCGCGTGTACGCCAGGAAGCCGCTGCCCGTGATCTCATGGGCTCCGCAGATGACGGAGACACGATCGTTACGATCGTGTCTGAACTCATGGGGGCCGGCAATGGCGCATCCTAG
- a CDS encoding glycosyltransferase family 4 protein → MEHHTLALSAALSASYDVTVVACEGGWLEGAARAQGLEVATVPDPVGNFDLQTLLALRRLVKMHRPAIVHSHLGRSDWYAWLATSGLHGMRLVSTEHGISEARPDLYVRGARRFLHERGHALRLRRTDALIAVSNATASALLRRYPQLSNQPPVTIAPGLSSGTLASQERSERVSGEPLRVVVVARLAQEKGVDIAMTGFAAAREMGVVATLELVGSGPCLAELEQLARDLGIEDVVTFAGHSDDVASHLADAHVILLASRADNLPLAIMEGMAAGLPAIVTNVGGNPELVEHLGTGIVVQPEAPLEIGKAIALLASDEQLRLRLGAAARERSSGYDMSHTVTAIGRLYESII, encoded by the coding sequence GTGGAGCATCACACCCTCGCGCTCTCCGCCGCCTTGAGCGCGTCGTACGATGTCACTGTCGTCGCCTGCGAGGGTGGCTGGCTGGAAGGTGCCGCGCGCGCTCAGGGTCTGGAAGTGGCAACTGTTCCGGATCCCGTAGGCAATTTCGATCTCCAGACCCTGCTCGCCTTACGACGTCTGGTCAAGATGCATAGGCCGGCGATCGTGCATTCGCACCTCGGTAGAAGCGATTGGTACGCGTGGTTGGCCACCAGCGGACTGCATGGGATGCGGCTCGTAAGCACCGAGCACGGCATCAGCGAGGCGAGACCGGACCTGTATGTCCGGGGAGCGAGACGGTTTCTGCACGAGCGTGGACACGCGCTGCGGCTTCGACGCACTGATGCGTTGATCGCGGTGTCGAATGCCACTGCGAGCGCACTCTTGCGGCGATATCCCCAGCTGAGCAACCAGCCGCCGGTGACAATTGCACCTGGCCTCAGTTCAGGGACGCTTGCGTCGCAGGAGCGCTCCGAGCGAGTGTCAGGTGAGCCCTTGCGGGTCGTCGTCGTCGCTCGCTTGGCTCAGGAGAAGGGCGTGGATATCGCCATGACGGGATTCGCCGCTGCGCGCGAGATGGGCGTCGTCGCGACGCTTGAGCTCGTGGGCTCGGGGCCTTGTCTTGCGGAGTTGGAGCAGCTCGCGCGCGACCTTGGCATCGAGGACGTTGTGACGTTTGCTGGACACTCAGACGATGTGGCATCGCACCTTGCTGATGCCCATGTGATCCTCCTTGCGTCGCGTGCGGATAACCTCCCGCTGGCAATCATGGAGGGCATGGCTGCGGGGTTACCGGCTATCGTCACGAATGTCGGTGGCAATCCTGAACTCGTGGAGCATCTTGGGACCGGGATCGTCGTCCAACCTGAAGCCCCGCTCGAGATAGGGAAAGCGATCGCACTGCTCGCCAGCGATGAGCAGCTACGGCTTCGGCTTGGTGCGGCCGCGCGCGAGCGCTCCTCGGGATACGATATGTCTCATACGGTTACTGCTATCGGGCGGCTGTATGAATCAATCATTTGA
- a CDS encoding polysaccharide biosynthesis tyrosine autokinase produces MDLRDYLNVLRARKWIVIQAIVISTLVAVVLSMLQPPTYEGSAKVLISEKDTGAALLGTLLSDSSNFERSLQTQVQLMRMRPLAESAIRKLNLKTDPGSLLSRVKVSVVGQTNIITIVVTDTDPKRAAETANALADAYVDWSRSTKRESIKAAGDEIQSRLDEARAEILVLGAKIKNLKKDENGQPIRNDQFTAELSIATGLYTALASQLEQLRVNEQLESGSGRVVAEAVVDDRQVAPKPLRNGALGLVVGLILGLGMAFLVEYLDNTIKSTEEAERLYGAPVLGHIPAEHFEKGEKRRLTIVTHPGSVSAESYRVLRNSLDFVNFQHDIKTLLVTSAAPGEGKSTVAANLAAGLAQTGKKVVLVSCDFRRPTTEQFFGIKNMMGLSDVLMGRNSLKASLQRPREDGLLVLTSGKMPPNPSELLGSEKMRELVESLKEWGDWVIIDSPPLLAVADPAAVARWADGVLMVTRGGTSTREAAKKAREQLEKVGARMIGVVVWGLQEPGSGGGYGYYYDSYYGTYRYGGYYTEQGDRRSTKTLTNMPDLQAGDSVSSEPEKSVGRRIAEFTARFLAGLLAFMLVMVIAVSALYFLDQYFGWGASEAVLQLVGLR; encoded by the coding sequence GTGGATCTTCGCGATTACCTGAACGTGCTTCGGGCGCGCAAGTGGATAGTGATTCAGGCGATCGTCATCTCCACCCTTGTTGCGGTTGTGCTCTCCATGCTGCAGCCGCCCACGTACGAGGGATCGGCGAAAGTCCTCATTTCTGAGAAGGACACCGGTGCAGCGCTCCTCGGGACGCTGCTCTCAGATTCGTCGAACTTCGAACGCAGCCTCCAGACCCAAGTGCAACTCATGCGAATGCGTCCGCTCGCGGAGAGCGCCATTCGCAAGCTCAACCTCAAGACCGACCCGGGCAGCCTGCTGTCTCGGGTCAAGGTAAGCGTTGTCGGCCAGACGAACATCATCACCATCGTCGTTACCGACACCGATCCGAAACGGGCGGCCGAGACCGCGAACGCGCTGGCAGATGCGTATGTCGACTGGTCTCGTTCGACCAAGCGAGAGAGCATCAAGGCGGCCGGCGACGAGATTCAGTCCCGCCTCGACGAAGCACGCGCCGAGATCCTGGTGCTTGGCGCCAAGATAAAGAACCTCAAGAAGGATGAGAACGGTCAGCCCATCAGAAACGACCAGTTCACTGCCGAGTTGTCGATAGCCACTGGCCTCTACACCGCGCTCGCGTCACAACTCGAGCAGCTCAGAGTCAACGAGCAACTTGAGTCAGGCTCGGGCCGAGTTGTAGCTGAGGCAGTCGTAGACGACCGTCAGGTCGCCCCGAAGCCCCTCAGGAACGGTGCACTCGGCCTGGTCGTTGGCCTCATCTTGGGCCTGGGCATGGCGTTTCTCGTCGAGTATCTCGACAACACGATCAAGTCGACCGAGGAAGCTGAGCGGCTGTACGGCGCACCGGTTCTCGGGCACATTCCAGCCGAGCACTTCGAGAAGGGCGAGAAGCGCCGGCTGACGATTGTCACGCATCCCGGTTCCGTCTCGGCCGAGTCGTACCGTGTTCTGCGGAACTCGTTGGACTTCGTGAACTTCCAGCACGACATCAAGACACTGCTTGTAACGTCGGCTGCGCCGGGCGAGGGCAAGTCAACCGTAGCTGCGAACCTTGCGGCAGGGCTGGCGCAGACCGGGAAGAAGGTCGTGTTGGTCTCATGCGACTTCAGACGTCCCACTACCGAGCAGTTCTTCGGCATCAAGAACATGATGGGCCTTTCGGATGTGCTCATGGGCCGCAACTCGCTGAAGGCCTCGCTTCAGCGACCTCGCGAGGACGGTCTTCTCGTCCTCACCAGCGGCAAGATGCCGCCCAACCCCTCGGAGTTGCTGGGTTCGGAGAAGATGCGCGAGCTCGTTGAGTCGCTCAAGGAGTGGGGCGACTGGGTCATCATCGACTCGCCGCCCCTACTCGCGGTCGCCGATCCCGCAGCGGTGGCGCGATGGGCCGACGGCGTGCTGATGGTGACGCGTGGCGGTACGTCGACTCGAGAGGCAGCGAAGAAGGCTCGCGAGCAGCTGGAGAAGGTTGGCGCTCGCATGATCGGCGTGGTCGTCTGGGGTCTGCAGGAGCCAGGCTCCGGCGGTGGCTACGGCTACTACTATGACTCGTACTACGGGACGTACCGGTACGGTGGCTACTACACCGAGCAGGGCGACCGCCGCAGTACGAAGACGTTGACCAACATGCCCGACCTTCAGGCTGGTGACTCAGTCTCCAGCGAACCTGAGAAGAGCGTGGGCCGCCGCATCGCTGAGTTCACTGCACGCTTCCTCGCGGGCCTACTCGCGTTCATGCTCGTCATGGTCATCGCTGTCTCCGCGCTGTACTTCCTCGATCAGTACTTCGGTTGGGGAGCCAGCGAGGCGGTGCTGCAGCTTGTCGGACTCAGATAG
- a CDS encoding CatB-related O-acetyltransferase, whose product MWWRFRGGAAGDRRTLLSRFFGAIFERRAAGYGPSDALSRYVSQRFTGVPIGKYTYGFRQIWPSWEAIERIGAFTSLGPNLTLPGISHPTDYVTTSPILFFASRGIVSDDVPEAITHGPSGRVSIGNDVWIGSNVTVLPGVVIGDGAVVGAGAVVTRDVPPYAVVVGVPAKVLRYRFDEVTRDRIQASRWWEFDDERIRSLAPAMYDPQAFLDGLADEGRA is encoded by the coding sequence ATGTGGTGGCGGTTCAGGGGCGGAGCTGCCGGGGACCGCAGGACGCTACTCTCCCGGTTCTTCGGGGCGATCTTCGAGCGGCGCGCTGCAGGATATGGTCCTTCTGACGCGCTGAGCAGGTATGTGTCGCAGCGGTTCACAGGCGTGCCGATCGGCAAGTATACGTACGGATTCCGACAGATCTGGCCGTCCTGGGAAGCAATCGAGAGGATCGGGGCCTTCACGTCGCTCGGCCCCAATCTGACCCTGCCGGGCATCAGCCACCCGACCGACTACGTCACCACGTCGCCCATTCTCTTCTTTGCGTCCCGCGGCATCGTCTCCGATGATGTCCCCGAGGCGATCACTCACGGTCCCAGCGGTCGGGTGAGCATTGGCAACGACGTGTGGATCGGCAGCAACGTCACTGTGCTACCCGGAGTGGTCATCGGCGACGGTGCGGTTGTGGGAGCGGGTGCTGTCGTTACGCGTGACGTGCCCCCGTATGCGGTCGTTGTCGGCGTACCAGCCAAGGTGCTGCGCTATCGGTTCGATGAAGTCACCCGCGATCGAATTCAGGCGAGCCGCTGGTGGGAGTTTGATGACGAGCGAATCCGCTCACTCGCGCCGGCCATGTACGACCCGCAGGCATTCCTTGACGGGCTTGCCGATGAGGGACGGGCCTGA
- a CDS encoding glycosyltransferase family 4 protein yields the protein MSGPRQQRILIDARMLSATGIGRYTRNLLRELPAVADRSQQFAVLVQPDDIERVPESLRPVAREVPLAWYSAAEQMRLGGYIAREAPDLVHFPQFNVPLAYRGPFVVTIHDLTMHRFKSIRGSAAVYAMRQAVYLTVLSRAVSRAQRVFVPSEFTKSDLVSTLKVDPGKVVVTYEGGPEEDSWRGEPETAAIDELGLAGSQFLLTVGTAFVHKNLEVVIRALPLLPPEYKLAIVGKGDVFHQRLVDLAVQIGVSDRVVMTGYASDARLAALYGAAAAFVFPSFNEGFGLPGLEAMGLGTPVIASSASCLPEILGDAALFFDPRSAEELARQVLVLGGDPEMRSRMASAGIVQAARYSWRRMAEQTNAVYMDVLEDLARPPSERRAGLG from the coding sequence GTGAGCGGCCCGCGGCAGCAGCGAATACTCATCGATGCTCGCATGCTGAGTGCCACAGGCATCGGCCGATACACCCGAAACCTACTTCGGGAGCTACCCGCCGTCGCCGACCGGAGTCAGCAGTTTGCTGTCTTGGTGCAGCCCGACGACATCGAGCGAGTTCCCGAGAGCCTGCGCCCGGTCGCGCGTGAGGTGCCGCTAGCGTGGTACTCCGCTGCCGAGCAGATGCGACTCGGTGGCTACATCGCTCGGGAGGCACCGGACCTGGTTCACTTCCCGCAGTTCAACGTTCCGCTCGCGTATCGGGGCCCGTTCGTTGTCACGATTCACGACTTGACGATGCATCGCTTCAAGAGCATTCGCGGCTCGGCCGCGGTGTATGCCATGCGGCAGGCGGTGTACCTCACTGTCTTGTCGCGGGCCGTTTCGCGCGCGCAGCGGGTATTCGTGCCCTCGGAGTTCACTAAGAGCGACCTGGTCAGCACGTTGAAGGTCGATCCTGGCAAGGTGGTCGTGACGTACGAGGGCGGGCCCGAAGAGGACTCGTGGCGCGGAGAGCCGGAAACCGCGGCAATCGATGAACTGGGACTCGCCGGTTCTCAGTTCCTGCTCACGGTGGGCACCGCGTTCGTTCACAAGAACCTCGAAGTCGTCATCAGGGCGCTTCCGCTGCTGCCGCCCGAGTACAAGCTGGCCATCGTCGGCAAAGGGGATGTCTTTCATCAGCGGCTGGTCGACCTCGCGGTGCAGATCGGTGTTTCAGACCGAGTCGTCATGACGGGCTATGCCTCCGATGCGCGGCTCGCCGCGCTGTACGGGGCCGCGGCCGCGTTCGTCTTCCCCTCCTTCAACGAAGGATTCGGACTTCCGGGGCTTGAGGCGATGGGTCTGGGGACTCCGGTCATCGCATCCTCGGCATCGTGCTTGCCCGAGATTCTGGGCGACGCGGCACTGTTCTTCGATCCCAGGAGTGCAGAGGAACTCGCGCGGCAGGTACTGGTGCTGGGTGGTGATCCCGAGATGAGGTCACGAATGGCGAGTGCGGGGATTGTGCAGGCGGCTCGCTACTCGTGGCGACGAATGGCCGAGCAGACCAACGCCGTGTACATGGACGTTCTCGAGGACTTGGCGAGACCCCCGTCTGAGCGTAGGGCGGGTCTCGGATGA